The nucleotide window ATTCTGAACTTTAACCTGTTATTAACTGAATCAACCTAAAAAATAACTAGAAAGTTATATAGGACCACTGCTTAATTTCAAAGTTACCTGATAAAAACCTGAATTGACCTATAAAAAATTccttcctaaaaaaaaaaatgaaaaactcTAAATCTGGAAAAAGGAAAGGAGCTCTATGCCTTAGTATAGCTCCTGCAAGTATCTGCCTCATAATCCTTTTTATAGACCTCCAGAGTTTATAGATTCACTTCCTTACTGTGTCTGTGTGTGGCTTAAACTCCTGGCTAGTAAATAGTAATATATTTAACATTTTGTGTGCAATTGTACCCAGAATTCCACCAGCAAACAAGAATGAAAAAGGGGATGGGGTGGATCCAATTAAGCCAGTTTTTGTTGGAGAGTTTCCACAAGTTGTTCATGATGAACAGACCAGCTTTTTGCAGAGGCATGTTCCTGGTTAGTATTGCTGGTTCCTATCATCAACCATGTGCAGATCAATGGAATTCCTTTAGAAAAACTAATTTGTTGCTTCTTTGTGATCTGTTCCAGCTGATGTTTGTATATCAGGCGGAATGGATAAGGGAACATGCCTATCATGGATTATATACGGGAACAAAATTTTTATCTGGAATTATTTGTCATCCACAGCTCCAAAGAAATGTGTTACTCTTGAACTTCCTTCTGATGTTTTAGGAAATGCAGATCTTGGCAGAACTTCCTATATCCGCAATAATTGGTTGCTTTCTGTTGTCAATTGGGATAGCACCTCAAAAGTATCAAATAGAGCTGCAAAACATTGCTATTCTGCTGGTATTGTTTTGTGTAACCAGAAAACTCGAGCTGTTTTATACTGGTCCGACATCTTTGCTGATGTGGGAGCTGCTTCTGTTACCATTTGTTCATCTTCTGATGAATTATTGGTAACTTCTTCACGTATTGACAGCAATGCCACCCCAAACAGGCATGCAACAAATTTTACTGGCTCAAGTTCTTTCAACTCTTTGATTGCTTCTGCAATTCCTGGTACCCAAAATGCCTGTGTTGCCCTTGCATGTTGCTCTAGTGGTGAACTTTGGCAATTTTACTGCAGCCCGAATGGTATTCAAGTAAATAAAGTACACCAGAACATACAAAGTTTATCATCCCAAGGTACTGGTGTTGGTCAACTTGTTGGGAGCAAGGGATATCCGAGGTCAATGATATGGCGTCTTCCATACTTTTCTGTTTCAGACTCCAACCGCCAATTTTTTCTGCTGACAGATCATGAAATACAGTGTTTCAACATCAAGCTCTTTCCTGATTTAGAGGTGTCAAAGCTTTGGTCTCAGGAAATTGTTGGTAATGATGGTGATTTGGGAATTAAGAAGGATCTGGCTGGACAGAAACGAATATGGCCTCTAGACCTGCAGGTGGATGATCATGGTAAAGTTATTACTGTTCTTGTTGCCACCTTTTGCAAGGATCGGGTTAGCAGCTCAAGTTACACTCAATATTCTCTTCTGACCATGCAATATATGTCTGAAGTGAACATCTCCTCTGATTTACATGAAAGAGTTTTAGAGAAAAAGGCTCCAATCCAAGTGATAATACCAAAAGCAAGGGTAGAGGATGAGGACTTCTTATTCTCCATGAGACTTCGAGTAGGGGGCAAGCCCGCAGGATCAACAATCATACTTTCTGGTGAAGGAACTGCAACAGTCTCCCATTATCACAGAAATTCTACTCGACTCTATCAATTTGATTTGCCTCATGATGCTGGGAAAGTTCTTGATGCTTCGGTTCTTCCTCCTACTGATGATGGGGAAGATGGCGCATGGGTTGTGCTTACCGAGAAAGCAGGGATATGGGCAATACCAGAAAAGGCTGTTGTACTTGGTGGGGTTGAACCCCCTGAGCGGAGCTTGTCACGCAAAGGGAGCTCGAATGAAGGCTCTGCACAAGAAGAGAGAAGGAACCTTATGTTTGCAAACAATATTGCTCCTAGAAGGGCTAGTTCAGATGCATGGGATGCTGGTGGTAGACAAGCAACTGGTTTGACTGGTATTACACGCAGAACTGCCCAAGATGAAGAATCAGAAGCTTTGCTAGGTCAATTTTTCCACGAGTTTTTGATAACTGGGAAGGTTGATGGATCACTAGAAAAACTTAAGAGTTCTGGGGCATTTGAAAGGGGTGGAGAAACTAATGTCTTTGTACGGACAAGCAAATCAATCGTTGACACCTTAGCTAAACACTGGACAACTACTAGAGGTGCTGAAATTGTTGCTATGGGTATTATATCGACTCAACTCATGGATAAGCAGCAGAAGCATAACAAATTTCTCCAGTTTCTTGCTTTATCCAAGTGCCATGAGGAGTTATGTTCTGGACAGAGTATGATCTGCGACTTGTTGCCATAGCTTTTGCTCCTGCAtttcattttcttcattttccGTAATTTTTTCTTAGAGTTTGATTGCATAAAACAGTATGTAGTCTCCATCATGGTACATTTAACATAAACTATGACTAGTAATCTGCCTTCAGTTGCTTTTTGAACTGTTATTTAGCACATATGTTGACTGATAACTCTTAGGACTTGACTGAGCATTTCATGTTACAATATGTAGACAAGTTGCAGAGGTGACTTTATGTTCAATTGTTATAAGTGTGGAGGTTACGTTGAACTTTTGGCTGCAGTTTAGATTCTTAGCATTTCCCAGTGGTCATATTTTGATATTTGAGTAGCATCTTAGATCTTTCTGTGGCTAAAATCAAATATTGTTTTCATTGCCAGATATTCTGAGGAGTGAACCTTGTGGGCAGGTTTTTATTCTTGATGCTATATCTGACTGCAATTTCTTCCCTCTTCTTTGTATTTAGTACAGATCTAGGGAAACTATGTCTTACTACTAAAGGGGAATAATTTATTTCTGGTCTTTCTTGCCTTCTAATCAAACAACAGGCAAAAGAGAAAAATTATGCCTAATTTGTTACTTGTTTGGCAGGACATTCTTTGCAAATCATCTTAGAACATGGTGAAAAGCTCTCTGCAATTATTCAACTCAGGGAACTACAGAATATAATTAACCAAAACCGTTCAACTGGAGTTGGCTCCACTCATTCaagttttgaaaatcaagtttcaGGTGCTCTTTGGGATCTGATTCAGTTAGTAGGGGAGAGGGCCAGGCGAAATACCGTCCTTCTGATGGACAGAGATAATGCTGAAGTGTTCTATAGTAAGGTCTCTGATCTCGAACAAGTATTTTATTGCTTAGAAAGACATCTAGAATATATAATCAGCATGGAGCAACCAGTTGGATTTCAGATCCATAGAGCTTGCGAACTCTCAAATTCATGTGTTACTATATTTCGGGCTGCCATGGACTACAAGAATGAGAATCACCTATGGTATCCACCACCAGAGGGTTTAACGCCTTGGTATTGTCAACCAGTGGTGCGTAACGGGCTGTGGAGTATTGCGTCTTTCATGCTTCAGCTGTTAAAAGAAACATCTGAAATTGATATGTCAGCAAAATCAGAATTATATTCTCATCTGGAAGCATTGGCTGAAGTTCTTCTTGAGGCGTCTAGTGGTGCTATAAATGCTAAAGTTGAGCGAGGAGAAGAGCACAAAGGTCTTCTGAATGAGTACTGGA belongs to Gossypium arboreum isolate Shixiya-1 chromosome 7, ASM2569848v2, whole genome shotgun sequence and includes:
- the LOC108470005 gene encoding nuclear pore complex protein NUP133; amino-acid sequence: MFSPGLKRSKLSSQKERNVGANLRAPDSPSTPLTENNKPAHQASIPDRPSTGTPAPWAPRLSVLARIPPANKNEKGDGVDPIKPVFVGEFPQVVHDEQTSFLQRHVPADVCISGGMDKGTCLSWIIYGNKIFIWNYLSSTAPKKCVTLELPSDVLGNADLGRTSYIRNNWLLSVVNWDSTSKVSNRAAKHCYSAGIVLCNQKTRAVLYWSDIFADVGAASVTICSSSDELLVTSSRIDSNATPNRHATNFTGSSSFNSLIASAIPGTQNACVALACCSSGELWQFYCSPNGIQVNKVHQNIQSLSSQGTGVGQLVGSKGYPRSMIWRLPYFSVSDSNRQFFLLTDHEIQCFNIKLFPDLEVSKLWSQEIVGNDGDLGIKKDLAGQKRIWPLDLQVDDHGKVITVLVATFCKDRVSSSSYTQYSLLTMQYMSEVNISSDLHERVLEKKAPIQVIIPKARVEDEDFLFSMRLRVGGKPAGSTIILSGEGTATVSHYHRNSTRLYQFDLPHDAGKVLDASVLPPTDDGEDGAWVVLTEKAGIWAIPEKAVVLGGVEPPERSLSRKGSSNEGSAQEERRNLMFANNIAPRRASSDAWDAGGRQATGLTGITRRTAQDEESEALLGQFFHEFLITGKVDGSLEKLKSSGAFERGGETNVFVRTSKSIVDTLAKHWTTTRGAEIVAMGIISTQLMDKQQKHNKFLQFLALSKCHEELCSGQRHSLQIILEHGEKLSAIIQLRELQNIINQNRSTGVGSTHSSFENQVSGALWDLIQLVGERARRNTVLLMDRDNAEVFYSKVSDLEQVFYCLERHLEYIISMEQPVGFQIHRACELSNSCVTIFRAAMDYKNENHLWYPPPEGLTPWYCQPVVRNGLWSIASFMLQLLKETSEIDMSAKSELYSHLEALAEVLLEASSGAINAKVERGEEHKGLLNEYWSRRDAILGSLYQQVTGFVEAGYQDLTDNTGENKEEILKNLSSSLLSIAKRHEGYQTMWNICCDLSDSGLLKNLMHESMGPRCGFSYFVFKQLYGKKQYSKLLRLGEEFQEELSIFLNHYQDLLWLHEVFLHRFSAASETLHVVALSQDEGSISITEEEIDSDHPNPVPTLTDRRRLLNLSKIAAFAGKDADSQIKAKRIEADLKILRLQEEIMEVLPLDDTNQHVEKKLLRPEELIELCLESGSKELALQVFDVFAWTSSSFRKSHRNLLEECWKKAADQDPWSELYQASVSEGWSDEETLQQLSRTILFKASNRCYGPKAETIDDGFGEVLPLRQENVEVAGLKDTRSSVEAILMQHRDFPYAGKLMLTALMLGCVQGDDVKLEESLSPMV